A DNA window from Brenneria izadpanahii contains the following coding sequences:
- a CDS encoding amidase, protein MKNVLDPSPFATIAATRRLLAARKVSPGELLSHFLARIDERDVQIKAWRYLDRDGAKRRAAELDRQMAAIACKPVLFGIPYGAKDIFHTRGLPTEGGSKVLQGMISSENASVIDRLDEMGALLLGKLTTTEFANLGTPPETGNAWNPQHTPGGSSSGSAAALGARMALMTLGTQTAGSLSRPAAFNGVTVLKASYGRISKAGVIPASWSLDHVGAFTHTVEDAVLVYNALSGPDPRDETTQNLPYAPLQLREKHDYTVGIVEHPWFANVDDEVGAACRQAMDELAEHGVRLRSIALPASFAAACQAHQIVMQAECAAYHRSTFMQTPDLFGAYLQEFLQQGLAISAHEYLQAQQTRARYRAELAALFDEADILMTPAAPTLAPYSLALTGSPAFNMPFTNAGVPTLALPVGFSRSGLPIGMQWVARHGNEQALADLGLYYQQMTDWHACLPPVCRH, encoded by the coding sequence ATGAAAAACGTGTTGGACCCTTCTCCTTTTGCCACCATTGCCGCCACCCGGCGGCTGTTGGCCGCTCGCAAAGTTTCGCCGGGGGAGTTGCTGTCTCATTTCCTGGCGCGTATCGACGAACGCGACGTTCAGATCAAAGCCTGGCGTTATCTCGACCGTGACGGCGCCAAGCGACGGGCGGCGGAGCTGGATCGGCAGATGGCGGCGATTGCCTGCAAACCGGTATTATTCGGCATTCCCTATGGCGCCAAGGATATTTTCCATACTCGCGGGTTGCCTACCGAAGGCGGTTCTAAAGTTCTTCAGGGGATGATTTCGAGCGAAAACGCCAGCGTTATCGATCGGCTGGATGAGATGGGCGCGCTGTTGTTGGGCAAGCTGACCACGACGGAGTTCGCCAATTTAGGCACGCCGCCGGAAACCGGCAACGCCTGGAATCCGCAGCATACGCCCGGTGGTTCAAGCAGCGGTTCCGCCGCCGCGCTTGGCGCGCGTATGGCGCTGATGACGCTGGGAACGCAGACCGCCGGATCGCTGTCCCGCCCGGCGGCGTTTAACGGCGTCACGGTGCTGAAGGCCAGCTACGGGCGTATCAGTAAGGCCGGCGTTATCCCTGCCAGCTGGTCGCTGGATCACGTCGGCGCCTTTACCCACACCGTTGAAGACGCCGTGCTGGTGTATAACGCGCTGTCCGGTCCGGACCCCAGGGATGAAACTACGCAGAATCTGCCCTACGCGCCGCTGCAATTAAGGGAAAAGCATGATTATACTGTCGGCATCGTGGAGCATCCGTGGTTCGCCAACGTGGATGATGAGGTCGGCGCCGCCTGCCGGCAGGCGATGGACGAACTGGCCGAACATGGCGTCCGGCTGCGTAGTATTGCGCTGCCGGCGAGTTTCGCCGCGGCCTGCCAGGCGCACCAGATCGTGATGCAGGCCGAATGCGCGGCCTATCATCGTTCGACGTTCATGCAAACGCCGGACTTATTCGGCGCTTATTTACAGGAGTTCCTGCAACAGGGTTTGGCTATTTCCGCCCATGAGTATTTGCAGGCCCAGCAGACGCGGGCCCGTTACCGGGCTGAGCTGGCCGCGTTGTTTGACGAGGCGGATATTCTGATGACGCCCGCCGCGCCGACGCTGGCGCCTTATAGCCTGGCGCTTACCGGTTCGCCGGCGTTTAATATGCCGTTCACCAACGCCGGCGTGCCGACGTTGGCGCTGCCGGTTGGTTTTTCCCGTTCGGGATTGCCTATCGGCATGCAGTGGGTGGCCCGGCACGGCAACGAACAGGCGCTGGCGGATTTAGGGTTGTATTATCAGCAGATGACCGATTGGCATGCTTGTTTGCCTCCGGTCTGTCGACACTGA
- a CDS encoding ABC transporter substrate-binding protein — protein sequence MNKIVSWLCAAALTLGSAGSFAADGKADRVLVTEAFHTLLYLPVYVAKHQGIFAQNQIDVTTIRSAGSGPTALAAVMSGEAQFSVHGPEHVGFAQQKGGQAKAVSAVANSAPVWILAKPDFTFNSPADLKGKRLVSGLAPGTSHTLLMRLLQQQGLDPKKDVTLNEVQNGSELGPLLAGRADVAVVYEPQADQGVGQGLKVVYDFTRDYPEYAFSTINTSEKLIADNPQLVARFVKSINESLAFIHQHPDEAKKVARLEFASLDGKIVDAAVQRMIDSNVYPTDAVISPQAFTTAIDIQKFVGNITQDMPYEQIVDGQFASKP from the coding sequence ATGAATAAAATTGTTTCATGGCTGTGCGCCGCTGCTTTGACTTTGGGCTCCGCCGGCAGCTTTGCCGCTGACGGCAAGGCCGATCGCGTGCTGGTGACCGAGGCTTTTCACACGCTGCTGTATCTGCCGGTTTATGTGGCGAAACATCAGGGTATCTTTGCCCAGAACCAAATTGACGTGACGACTATCCGTTCGGCTGGCTCCGGCCCGACCGCGCTGGCGGCGGTGATGTCCGGCGAGGCGCAGTTCTCGGTGCACGGGCCCGAACATGTGGGGTTCGCGCAGCAGAAAGGCGGCCAGGCCAAGGCCGTCAGCGCCGTCGCCAACAGCGCGCCGGTGTGGATACTGGCTAAGCCGGATTTTACCTTTAATTCGCCTGCCGATCTGAAAGGAAAACGGCTGGTTTCCGGACTGGCGCCCGGCACGTCTCATACCCTGCTGATGCGTTTGCTGCAACAGCAGGGGTTGGATCCCAAGAAAGACGTCACGCTCAACGAAGTGCAGAATGGCTCGGAACTGGGACCATTGCTGGCCGGCAGGGCGGACGTCGCGGTGGTCTATGAACCTCAGGCCGATCAGGGCGTAGGGCAGGGGTTGAAGGTGGTTTATGACTTTACCCGCGATTACCCTGAGTACGCTTTCTCCACCATCAATACTTCGGAGAAACTCATCGCCGACAATCCTCAATTGGTCGCGCGTTTCGTTAAATCCATCAATGAGTCGCTGGCTTTTATTCACCAGCATCCGGATGAAGCGAAAAAGGTGGCTCGTCTGGAGTTCGCCTCTCTGGACGGCAAAATAGTGGATGCGGCGGTGCAGCGCATGATCGACAGCAATGTCTACCCCACTGATGCGGTTATTTCCCCCCAGGCATTCACCACCGCCATCGACATCCAGAAATTCGTCGGCAATATCACGCAGGATATGCCTTATGAACAGATCGTTGATGGCCAGTTCGCCAGCAAACCCTAA
- a CDS encoding ABC transporter permease, with amino-acid sequence MNMPATAANKTRANPSAASRRRKKKALALLKDNSWRALILIGMVTLWQYGVDSGVVNAFLMGSPAGIWQEFVRLLANGELLTNTYVTVYATVTGFVLGSLLGSLSGLLLWYSSTLARILDPFFIALNGLPKIALAPIIIIWFGSGMFSKIALAFIATYIVALLSAWQGTHQIDDSQVNLMRSLGANKNQIFRKVVIPSTLPWIISAFRLNIGFALIADIGGEFISSDYGLGKMIFVAGNLFNLNVVWVGVFTLLFVAIVLYLLVIQLQRWLLPWERQSVNR; translated from the coding sequence ATGAACATGCCCGCTACCGCCGCGAATAAAACGCGCGCCAATCCATCGGCTGCGAGCCGCCGGCGCAAGAAGAAAGCGCTGGCGCTGCTGAAAGATAATAGCTGGCGGGCGCTGATCCTCATCGGGATGGTGACGCTGTGGCAATACGGCGTAGACAGCGGCGTGGTCAATGCCTTTCTGATGGGATCGCCGGCGGGGATTTGGCAGGAGTTTGTCCGTTTGCTGGCTAACGGCGAACTGCTGACCAACACCTATGTCACGGTTTACGCCACGGTGACCGGATTTGTACTGGGCAGTCTGCTGGGGTCGTTGTCTGGACTGCTGCTGTGGTATTCGTCCACGCTGGCGCGCATTCTCGATCCGTTTTTCATCGCCCTGAACGGACTGCCGAAAATCGCGCTGGCTCCCATCATCATTATCTGGTTCGGATCCGGGATGTTTTCCAAAATCGCCCTGGCGTTTATCGCCACTTATATCGTGGCATTGCTGTCGGCGTGGCAGGGTACGCATCAGATTGACGACAGTCAGGTGAACTTGATGCGTTCGCTGGGCGCCAATAAGAACCAGATTTTCCGTAAGGTGGTGATCCCGTCCACGCTGCCATGGATCATCTCCGCCTTCCGTCTGAATATCGGTTTTGCGCTGATCGCCGATATCGGGGGGGAATTCATCTCCTCTGATTATGGCCTCGGCAAAATGATTTTCGTCGCCGGCAACCTGTTCAACCTCAATGTGGTGTGGGTCGGCGTCTTTACCTTGCTGTTCGTCGCCATCGTGCTTTATCTGCTGGTTATCCAATTACAGCGCTGGCTGCTGCCTTGGGAACGCCAGTCCGTGAATCGTTAG
- a CDS encoding ABC transporter ATP-binding protein — protein MSLSPAINNTSTTVPAPPPVAISMRGVKKQFLDHDENVVDVIKDITIDIYHREFISIVGPSGCGKSTMFNMIAGLLTPSAGEIQVFDQYYSMPKKGRVGYMLQKDLLFPWRTILDNVCLGLEISEVPKKERHERAMDYLLKYGLGDFAHAYPSTLSGGMRQRAALIRTLVIDPDIILLDEPFSALDYQTRLVLEEEILSILNEYGKTVVLITHDIGEAISMSDRIVVMSQRPTWNKKTYEVGLAKQHGSAIGARKDPRYQQFFDAIWADMDIQLGGLL, from the coding sequence ATGAGTCTTTCACCTGCAATAAACAACACATCGACAACCGTCCCTGCGCCGCCCCCGGTCGCTATCTCAATGAGGGGAGTAAAAAAACAGTTTCTGGATCATGATGAAAACGTGGTGGACGTGATTAAAGACATCACGATTGATATTTATCACCGGGAGTTTATTAGCATCGTCGGTCCCAGCGGATGCGGCAAGAGCACCATGTTCAACATGATCGCCGGTCTGTTGACGCCTTCCGCCGGCGAGATCCAGGTATTTGACCAATATTACTCAATGCCCAAAAAAGGCCGGGTGGGCTATATGCTGCAAAAGGATCTGCTGTTTCCCTGGCGCACCATCCTCGATAACGTTTGTCTGGGATTGGAAATCAGCGAGGTGCCGAAGAAAGAGCGCCATGAGCGAGCCATGGACTATCTGCTGAAATATGGCTTGGGGGATTTCGCTCACGCCTATCCGTCCACGCTCTCCGGCGGGATGCGCCAGAGAGCCGCGCTGATCCGCACTTTGGTTATCGATCCTGACATCATTTTGCTTGATGAGCCTTTCTCCGCGCTGGATTACCAGACCCGCCTGGTGCTGGAAGAGGAGATCCTGTCGATTCTTAACGAATATGGCAAAACGGTGGTGCTGATCACCCACGATATCGGCGAAGCCATTTCCATGTCAGACCGGATCGTGGTGATGTCGCAGCGGCCAACGTGGAATAAAAAAACCTATGAAGTCGGCCTGGCCAAGCAGCACGGCTCAGCCATCGGCGCCCGTAAGGATCCGCGCTATCAGCAGTTTTTCGATGCGATATGGGCCGATATGGATATTCAACTGGGAGGCCTGCTATGA